One genomic window of Armatimonadota bacterium includes the following:
- the argJ gene encoding bifunctional glutamate N-acetyltransferase/amino-acid acetyltransferase ArgJ, translating to MSFRQTEGSVTAPKGFLAAGVRAGIKEQGDDLALIVSEHPASAAGVFTTNLMKAAPVLLDQARLPRATARAIIANSGNANACTGDGGRTDALRMARETASLLEVPEEDVLVCSTGIIGRRLPMDSILAGLASAKEALSDTGGESAARAIMTTDSKPKTACVELDLPGGIVRIAGMAKGAGMICPNMATMLAFVTTDAALSPDILQGCLSESVEKSFNCLTVDGDGSTNDSVIILANGAAGYPPLGAGSAELKKFQDALDVVTVCLAKQIALDGEGATKLIEVRVEGARSFQDARQVAMAVANSPLVKTAVFGSDPNWGRVLAAAGRAGVDFDPSEMRLNFGPIMLVEDGEPVDFPEAQAHDYLRGREILVTLRIGSGPGEATVFTCDFSYDYIRINAEYHT from the coding sequence ATGAGTTTCAGACAGACAGAGGGCTCGGTGACTGCTCCTAAGGGGTTTCTTGCCGCAGGGGTCCGAGCCGGCATAAAGGAACAGGGTGACGATCTCGCGCTGATCGTGTCGGAGCATCCGGCTTCCGCCGCCGGGGTGTTCACGACTAACCTGATGAAGGCCGCGCCGGTGCTGCTTGACCAGGCGCGCCTGCCGAGGGCAACCGCGCGCGCAATCATCGCGAACAGCGGCAATGCGAACGCCTGTACCGGGGATGGCGGCCGCACGGATGCTCTGCGGATGGCCAGGGAGACGGCTAGTCTTCTCGAAGTGCCTGAGGAGGACGTCTTGGTCTGTTCGACGGGCATCATCGGGCGGCGGCTGCCGATGGATTCCATCCTCGCGGGCCTGGCATCCGCGAAAGAGGCCCTGAGCGACACAGGAGGGGAATCGGCCGCCCGGGCGATCATGACGACCGATTCGAAGCCGAAGACCGCGTGCGTGGAGTTGGATCTTCCCGGCGGAATCGTGCGAATCGCGGGAATGGCCAAGGGGGCCGGCATGATCTGCCCGAACATGGCGACCATGCTCGCGTTTGTCACCACGGACGCTGCTCTGTCGCCCGATATACTGCAGGGATGTCTGTCCGAATCCGTGGAGAAGTCATTTAACTGCCTGACCGTTGACGGCGACGGGAGTACGAATGACAGTGTGATCATCCTGGCAAATGGCGCCGCCGGATATCCTCCGCTCGGCGCTGGGAGTGCCGAACTAAAGAAGTTCCAGGATGCTCTCGATGTGGTTACTGTGTGTCTCGCGAAGCAGATCGCTCTCGATGGCGAGGGCGCGACGAAGCTGATCGAGGTCAGGGTTGAGGGTGCGCGATCCTTTCAAGACGCCCGTCAGGTGGCGATGGCGGTTGCCAACTCACCTCTTGTCAAGACCGCCGTGTTCGGCAGTGACCCGAACTGGGGCAGGGTGCTTGCGGCCGCCGGACGCGCCGGGGTTGATTTCGATCCCTCCGAGATGCGGCTGAACTTCGGTCCGATCATGCTGGTCGAGGATGGAGAGCCGGTCGACTTCCCGGAGGCGCAGGCGCACGACTATCTGCGTGGCCGGGAGATTCTTGTGACTCTGCGAATCGGCAGTGGGCCTGGCGAGGCGACGGTCTTCACCTGCGATTTCTCGTACGACTATATCCGCATCAACGCGGAATACCATACGTAA
- the argB gene encoding acetylglutamate kinase: MEKAIEQAEILVQALPYIQRYSGQTIVIKYGGNAMVNPELKEAVMRDIVLMHCVGMRPVLVHGGGPEISEMMRKMGKESSFVGGLRVTDAETMEIVEMVLAGKTNKGIVALINRQGGKAVGLSGKDADLFVAEKVISEEGDLGFVGDVVEMNTGIVQTLIREAYIPVISSVAVGRDGESYNINADHVAGTLAAALSASKLIMLTDVRGIYRDFQDKSSLISSLTPDEARGLIASGVVDSGMIPKVEACVTALAGGVERAHVIDGTLPHALLMEVFTDRGIGTMVAAEVDI; the protein is encoded by the coding sequence ATGGAAAAGGCCATCGAGCAGGCCGAGATTCTCGTTCAGGCGCTGCCGTACATCCAGCGGTATTCGGGGCAGACGATAGTCATCAAGTATGGCGGCAATGCGATGGTCAACCCCGAGTTGAAGGAAGCTGTCATGCGCGACATCGTGCTCATGCACTGCGTCGGTATGAGGCCAGTGCTGGTTCACGGTGGTGGCCCGGAGATCAGCGAGATGATGAGGAAAATGGGCAAGGAGTCCTCATTCGTCGGCGGTTTGCGCGTTACGGATGCCGAGACGATGGAAATCGTCGAGATGGTGCTCGCCGGGAAGACCAACAAAGGCATCGTCGCGCTGATCAACCGGCAGGGTGGCAAGGCAGTCGGCCTGAGCGGTAAGGATGCCGACCTGTTTGTCGCAGAGAAGGTTATCTCAGAAGAAGGTGACCTTGGGTTCGTCGGCGACGTAGTCGAGATGAATACCGGCATCGTTCAGACTCTGATCCGAGAGGCGTACATACCCGTCATATCGTCGGTCGCGGTAGGTCGGGACGGTGAGTCCTACAATATCAACGCTGACCACGTTGCCGGCACGCTTGCGGCGGCGCTAAGTGCCTCGAAGCTGATCATGCTTACCGATGTGCGCGGCATCTATCGGGATTTCCAGGACAAGTCCAGCCTGATCTCGTCGCTGACGCCTGACGAAGCGCGCGGCCTTATCGCATCGGGTGTAGTAGACTCGGGGATGATACCCAAGGTCGAGGCATGTGTTACCGCGTTGGCGGGCGGCGTCGAGCGTGCGCACGTCATTGACGGCACGCTGCCTCATGCTCTCCTGATGGAGGTCTTTACGGACAGAGGTATCGGCACTATGGTAGCTGCTGAGGTTGACATTTGA
- a CDS encoding acetylornithine transaminase: protein MDTRSVIRMSDDYLMNTIARQPVVFVRGQGMRVWDADGMEYLDFLAGIAVCGLGHSHPALVDAICKQAAALMHVSNLYHVPQGPALAKKLVELSGMGRAFLCNSGAEANEAAIKLARKWSKENRGPEKFEIITTEGSFHGRTLTTVTATGQPKYHQGFEPLVPGFRYVPYNDVAALESAIGENTCAVMLEPIQGESGVHPASQEYMQAIRRICDARGLLLILDEIQTGLGRTGKWFGFEHYGIKPDIISLAKTLGGGFPIGACLATGEVATGFRPGNHSSTFGGNPLACAAGLAAVQAIEDEGLVENSAEVGAYFRDALMRLRDKRDDIGEIRGIGLMLAMEMNRGDAPEIAAQCLRDGLIVNAIGRSIIRFLPPLIATKSDVDSALRTMSGVLDK, encoded by the coding sequence ATAGATACCCGTTCGGTGATCCGAATGAGCGACGACTACCTGATGAACACGATCGCGCGCCAGCCCGTCGTCTTCGTCCGCGGGCAGGGCATGAGGGTTTGGGACGCCGACGGTATGGAGTACCTCGACTTCCTCGCTGGGATCGCCGTCTGCGGGTTGGGTCACTCGCATCCCGCGCTGGTCGATGCCATCTGCAAGCAGGCCGCCGCGCTCATGCACGTCTCGAACCTCTATCACGTCCCGCAGGGTCCGGCGCTGGCGAAGAAGCTTGTCGAGTTGTCCGGCATGGGCAGGGCTTTCCTCTGCAACAGCGGGGCTGAGGCGAACGAGGCTGCCATCAAGTTGGCGCGCAAGTGGTCGAAAGAGAACCGTGGCCCGGAGAAGTTCGAGATCATCACGACCGAGGGCTCGTTCCACGGTCGAACCCTGACAACCGTCACCGCGACGGGACAGCCGAAGTATCATCAAGGCTTTGAGCCGCTCGTTCCCGGGTTCAGGTATGTGCCGTACAACGACGTCGCCGCCTTGGAGTCCGCGATCGGGGAGAACACCTGCGCCGTCATGCTCGAGCCGATACAGGGCGAGAGCGGAGTTCATCCGGCGTCGCAGGAGTACATGCAGGCGATCAGACGCATCTGCGATGCTCGGGGTCTTCTGCTAATCCTGGATGAAATCCAGACTGGACTTGGGAGGACCGGCAAGTGGTTCGGCTTCGAGCACTACGGCATCAAGCCCGACATCATAAGCCTGGCGAAGACCCTGGGTGGTGGGTTCCCGATAGGCGCATGTCTCGCAACCGGCGAGGTTGCCACCGGCTTCCGCCCGGGGAACCACTCGTCCACCTTCGGTGGCAATCCTCTCGCGTGCGCTGCCGGCTTGGCCGCTGTGCAGGCCATCGAGGACGAGGGACTCGTAGAGAACTCGGCGGAGGTCGGCGCATACTTCCGCGATGCGCTCATGCGTCTAAGAGATAAGAGGGACGATATAGGGGAGATAAGGGGCATTGGCCTGATGCTTGCGATGGAGATGAACCGCGGCGACGCCCCGGAGATCGCGGCACAGTGTCTGCGGGATGGACTCATCGTCAATGCGATCGGCCGTAGTATCATCCGGTTCCTGCCGCCGCTGATCGCGACCAAGTCCGATGTTGACTCCGCCCTTCGCACTATGAGCGGGGTCTTGGATAAGTAG
- the argF gene encoding ornithine carbamoyltransferase: MWQRFTTKAREAVFYAQEEAGSVGCDTVEPDHLLLGMLRRKDSSAARILSQLGVNLEKLGNDVRRGVKRGCGRTGSDMQLSAACKRAIDLTYEESRRLNCDYIGTEHLLLGLLRDAGQSAALALVKAGADLERARHILVGGEHVETETKMDVKLMTEEMRGRDLLSIRDLNVTEVWKTFEVAKALKSRSLRYQADNPVLPGKTLAMIFEKPSLRTRVSFETGMTQLGGHAIYIQPSDIQLGTRESIPDAARNLERMVQGIMARVFSHQTVVDLAKHADIPVINGLSDLEHPCQALADFLTIYEKKGELKGLKVAYIGDGSSNTCHSLMLLAAKLGANFAVGSPEGYEPDTAVHLSAKRDAEETGAAIVITTDPVESARDADVIYTDVWTSMGQEAEREVRLSIFRPYQVNQALVDSAKGDVIVLHCLPAHRGEEITDEVIDGPHSVVFDQAENRLHAQKAVMALVM, encoded by the coding sequence ATGTGGCAGCGGTTCACAACGAAGGCACGGGAGGCCGTGTTCTATGCTCAGGAAGAGGCAGGATCGGTCGGATGCGACACGGTTGAACCCGATCACCTGTTGCTCGGCATGCTGCGTAGAAAGGACTCCTCTGCAGCGCGCATACTCAGTCAACTGGGCGTGAATCTGGAGAAGCTCGGAAATGATGTCAGACGCGGTGTCAAGAGAGGCTGCGGGAGGACAGGAAGCGACATGCAGCTGTCCGCCGCCTGCAAGCGTGCCATTGATCTGACGTATGAGGAATCCCGTCGGCTGAACTGCGATTATATCGGTACCGAGCATCTACTCCTCGGGCTTCTGCGAGATGCCGGACAATCAGCGGCGCTTGCGCTGGTCAAAGCCGGTGCCGATCTCGAGAGAGCGCGACACATTCTGGTAGGTGGAGAGCATGTGGAAACTGAGACCAAGATGGACGTCAAACTGATGACAGAAGAGATGCGCGGTCGTGACCTGCTCTCCATACGGGATCTCAACGTCACCGAAGTCTGGAAGACCTTCGAGGTCGCGAAGGCGCTCAAAAGCCGGTCGCTTCGGTATCAGGCGGACAACCCGGTCCTTCCTGGCAAGACGCTCGCGATGATATTCGAAAAGCCGTCCCTGCGGACCAGGGTGAGCTTCGAAACAGGGATGACTCAGCTCGGCGGTCACGCGATTTACATCCAGCCGTCCGACATTCAGCTCGGCACGCGGGAGAGCATCCCCGATGCGGCTCGAAACCTCGAGCGGATGGTGCAGGGCATCATGGCGCGGGTGTTCTCGCACCAAACGGTCGTGGACCTGGCTAAGCATGCCGACATACCGGTGATCAACGGCCTCTCCGACCTGGAGCACCCTTGCCAGGCGCTGGCCGATTTTCTTACAATATACGAGAAGAAGGGCGAGCTAAAGGGTCTCAAGGTGGCGTACATCGGCGATGGCAGCAGCAACACATGTCACAGCCTCATGCTCCTTGCGGCGAAGCTCGGCGCCAACTTCGCAGTCGGCAGCCCCGAGGGATATGAGCCGGACACGGCGGTTCATCTCTCCGCGAAACGCGATGCGGAGGAGACCGGCGCCGCGATCGTTATCACAACTGATCCGGTTGAGTCGGCGAGGGATGCCGACGTGATCTATACCGATGTGTGGACGAGTATGGGGCAGGAGGCGGAACGCGAGGTGCGCCTCTCGATCTTCCGGCCGTATCAGGTTAACCAGGCGCTCGTTGACTCGGCGAAGGGCGATGTGATAGTCCTGCACTGCCTGCCCGCGCATCGGGGCGAGGAGATCACCGACGAGGTGATTGACGGGCCGCACTCGGTCGTTTTTGACCAGGCGGAGAACCGCCTCCACGCGCAGAAGGCGGTCATGGCCTTGGTGATGTAG
- a CDS encoding argininosuccinate synthase: MKKVVLAYSGGLDTSVCIPMMKEDYGFDHIVTVTADVGQPPDDIKQAEERAAALGTEHYTIDARAEFVTDYCFPSVKANGDYQGYPLSTSIARPLIAVKSAQIARKVGADAFCHGCTGKGNDQLRFEFVWRTMCPDLPIIAPMREHNYTRTEEIEYAREHGVPIAQTVEKIWSIDENLWGRSIEGGHLEEPNYTPPEEIFTWTKSLADSRAEPEVVEFTFDKGSPVAVNGKAMDPVGLVKAAHEIAGRNGVGRVDVMEDRMLGLKVRENYECPAAVILIMAHKALESLVCTKDERQFKTMVDQKWGELAYAGLWFDPLKEDLEAFINRIQDRVTGTVRLQLFKGGAKVEGRSSKFALYSEDLASFDTKTFDQSEMTGAVKIHGLQSRMYWSLMKKD; the protein is encoded by the coding sequence ATGAAGAAGGTTGTACTCGCATATTCCGGGGGACTCGACACGTCGGTCTGCATACCGATGATGAAGGAGGACTACGGATTCGACCATATCGTCACTGTCACGGCGGATGTCGGTCAGCCGCCTGATGACATCAAGCAAGCAGAGGAGCGCGCCGCCGCACTGGGCACTGAGCATTACACCATTGATGCCAGGGCCGAGTTCGTGACGGACTACTGCTTCCCGTCTGTAAAGGCTAACGGCGACTACCAGGGCTATCCGCTGAGCACGTCTATCGCGCGGCCGCTGATCGCCGTCAAGAGCGCCCAGATAGCCCGGAAGGTCGGTGCGGACGCCTTCTGCCACGGATGCACCGGCAAGGGCAACGACCAACTCCGGTTCGAGTTCGTGTGGCGCACGATGTGCCCCGACCTGCCGATCATAGCCCCGATGCGGGAGCACAACTACACCCGCACCGAGGAGATCGAGTACGCCAGGGAGCACGGCGTTCCGATCGCGCAGACCGTCGAGAAGATCTGGAGCATCGACGAGAACCTGTGGGGTCGCTCGATCGAGGGTGGACACCTCGAGGAGCCGAACTATACTCCGCCGGAGGAGATTTTCACCTGGACGAAGAGCCTTGCGGACAGCCGTGCCGAGCCCGAAGTGGTCGAGTTCACCTTTGACAAGGGCTCGCCGGTGGCTGTCAATGGCAAGGCCATGGACCCCGTCGGACTCGTCAAGGCAGCTCATGAGATCGCCGGCCGGAACGGGGTGGGGCGCGTGGACGTCATGGAGGACCGGATGCTCGGCCTGAAGGTCCGGGAGAACTACGAGTGCCCGGCGGCGGTGATCCTCATCATGGCCCACAAGGCGCTGGAGAGCCTCGTCTGCACCAAGGACGAGCGGCAGTTCAAGACGATGGTCGACCAGAAGTGGGGCGAGCTTGCCTATGCCGGGCTCTGGTTCGACCCGCTCAAAGAAGACCTCGAAGCGTTCATCAACAGGATCCAGGACCGCGTGACCGGCACGGTGCGCCTGCAGCTCTTCAAGGGCGGCGCGAAGGTCGAGGGACGAAGCAGCAAGTTCGCGCTCTACTCCGAGGACCTGGCATCGTTCGATACCAAGACGTTCGACCAGAGCGAGATGACCGGAGCCGTAAAGATTCACGGCCTTCAGTCGCGCATGTACTGGTCGCTGATGAAGAAGGACTGA
- the argH gene encoding argininosuccinate lyase, with product MSKLWGGRFSKATSKDVDRFNASIGFDSRLWEFDIEGSIAHATMLGECGIIPAEDAHSIVNGLKAIEVDIRAGKVEFDISAEDIHMNIEKLLHERIGEVAGKLHTARSRNDQVALDLRMYVKAQIRVLDRALQNVQKTLIDAAENHLDDIMPGYTHLQHAQPVPLAHHLLAYVWMFERDRGRFEDCYTRTDVMPLGSGAMAGTSFPLNRHRVAEMLGFNKVSENSMDAVSARDFAVEFLSACAITSMHMSRFAEELVIWNTREFGFVELDDSMATGSSLMPQKKNPDVPELIRAKTGRVYGDLMSLLTMLKGLPLTYNKDLQEDKEAIFDAADTVSDCLKMLDLVIGSTEFRTQRMKQTLEADFSNAVDLADYLVRRGVPFRSAHEIVGRLVAYCLESGRSFENLSLEELNRFSDQFDSTDAVSSVESSVAARGVYGSTGREEILQQLEAAKKLLT from the coding sequence ATGTCGAAGCTCTGGGGCGGTCGGTTCAGCAAGGCCACTTCCAAGGATGTCGATCGGTTCAATGCATCCATCGGGTTCGACTCCCGGCTCTGGGAGTTCGACATCGAGGGGAGCATCGCGCACGCCACCATGCTTGGCGAGTGCGGCATCATCCCCGCCGAGGATGCACATAGCATCGTGAACGGTCTGAAGGCAATCGAGGTGGATATCCGCGCCGGGAAGGTCGAGTTCGACATCTCGGCCGAGGACATCCACATGAACATCGAGAAACTCCTCCATGAGCGGATCGGTGAAGTCGCCGGCAAGCTTCATACCGCGCGCAGCAGGAACGATCAGGTAGCTCTCGACCTGCGCATGTACGTCAAGGCTCAGATCAGGGTGCTCGATCGCGCGCTCCAGAACGTCCAGAAGACGTTGATAGATGCCGCGGAGAATCATCTCGACGACATCATGCCGGGTTATACGCATCTGCAGCACGCCCAGCCTGTCCCGCTCGCGCACCACCTGCTCGCTTACGTGTGGATGTTCGAGCGCGACCGGGGGCGTTTCGAGGACTGCTACACCCGCACGGATGTCATGCCGCTGGGATCGGGTGCCATGGCCGGGACCTCCTTCCCGCTGAACCGGCATCGGGTGGCCGAGATGCTCGGTTTCAACAAGGTGAGTGAGAACAGCATGGACGCCGTCTCGGCGCGGGACTTCGCCGTCGAGTTCCTGAGCGCCTGTGCGATCACGTCAATGCATATGTCTCGCTTTGCTGAGGAGCTCGTCATCTGGAACACCCGCGAGTTCGGTTTCGTGGAACTCGACGATTCGATGGCGACCGGCAGCAGCTTGATGCCTCAGAAGAAGAATCCCGACGTTCCGGAACTGATCCGCGCCAAGACCGGACGGGTCTACGGCGATCTGATGTCGCTGCTGACTATGCTGAAGGGACTTCCGCTAACGTATAATAAGGACCTTCAGGAGGACAAGGAGGCAATCTTCGACGCGGCGGACACGGTTTCCGACTGCCTGAAGATGCTCGACCTCGTGATCGGCTCGACTGAGTTCCGTACCCAGCGCATGAAGCAGACCCTTGAGGCTGACTTCTCAAACGCGGTGGATCTCGCCGACTATCTCGTGCGCAGGGGGGTGCCGTTCCGTTCGGCCCACGAGATCGTGGGCCGACTAGTGGCCTACTGCTTGGAGAGCGGGAGATCGTTCGAGAACCTGTCGCTGGAGGAACTGAACCGGTTTTCGGATCAGTTCGACAGCACCGATGCCGTCTCATCGGTCGAGAGCAGTGTTGCGGCCAGGGGCGTCTACGGCTCGACGGGCAGGGAGGAGATTCTGCAGCAGCTCGAGGCGGCAAAGAAGCTGCTGACTTAG
- a CDS encoding trypsin-like peptidase domain-containing protein: MTRIGKVSAVVLLAAIIAVAAAPVSADEIAQSGRQIVSKWQDAIVTVQLVVKTTASYEGEQAPPQEDKVEANGLLIDPSGLVVTPLSEISPEESMADYLGGEAEKYQVTTEITEVKIRMGDSKEIPAAVMIRDKELDLAFIRPLTKMATNVLAVDLSKGSKPELLDPVIALSRQGVAVNRAVAASLDRIETIVEKPRFFAVPDQGLDMGSSIFALDGSFIGLTVMRQLSSAAGGSNWYSNSAQIIVTAADLAEAAKQAP; this comes from the coding sequence ATGACACGGATTGGCAAGGTATCGGCAGTTGTCTTGTTGGCGGCGATCATTGCAGTTGCCGCCGCCCCTGTTTCCGCGGATGAGATCGCGCAGAGCGGCAGGCAGATCGTGAGCAAGTGGCAGGATGCGATCGTGACAGTCCAGCTTGTCGTGAAAACGACCGCGAGCTACGAGGGCGAGCAGGCACCCCCGCAGGAGGACAAGGTCGAGGCGAACGGGCTTCTGATTGACCCGTCGGGGCTGGTGGTAACGCCTCTCTCTGAGATCAGCCCCGAGGAGTCCATGGCGGACTACCTGGGCGGCGAGGCGGAAAAGTACCAGGTCACCACCGAGATCACTGAGGTGAAGATACGAATGGGCGACTCCAAGGAGATTCCCGCCGCAGTGATGATCAGGGACAAGGAGCTCGATCTTGCCTTCATAAGGCCCCTGACCAAGATGGCCACTAACGTGTTGGCGGTTGACCTTTCGAAGGGATCCAAGCCCGAGTTGCTTGACCCGGTGATCGCGCTCTCGAGGCAGGGAGTGGCGGTCAACCGCGCGGTGGCGGCTTCGCTCGACCGCATCGAGACAATCGTCGAGAAGCCGAGGTTCTTCGCGGTACCCGATCAGGGACTCGACATGGGCTCCAGCATATTTGCCCTGGACGGCAGTTTCATAGGGCTGACGGTCATGAGACAGCTTTCATCCGCAGCCGGCGGAAGCAACTGGTACAGCAATTCCGCGCAGATCATCGTGACGGCCGCGGATCTAGCCGAGGCCGCCAAGCAGGCACCATAG
- a CDS encoding PDZ domain-containing protein — MQITIRRTSPLAAIAVLMCLTLPTPAAVADDSASLRRAVETAVAKVKPALVKISVVTVDYDQGREIKYESVGSGVIISKQGHVITNHHVAADARLLTCTLADKSEIDAELVGTDALSDIAVIRLKPAERTTFTAASFGDSSTLKVGDRVFAMGSPLAFSQSVTMGVVSNTELVIPEQLGSWFDLVLDGESVGSLVRWIAHDAAIFPGNSGGPLVNATGEIVGINEVDLGLSGAIPGNLAREVADQIIKHGKVRRSWFGLMTQPLLKSSERKEGVLIGGTVDGSPAEKAGFRAGDILLRIAGKPCTVAFQEEVPIFNHFLMSLPADKEVEAIVLRDGRNVHLKVTPVDREDAMAKPREFKDWGLCASNITFFKAKEMKRPGKSGVLVSSVGPGGPAGNAKPAIIEQDIIVRIGDKPVANLQDFHAATKEITENADAPVLTIVTFERGSDQYLTAVKVGRQDLRDPGLEVKKAWLPAATQVLTRDIAEALGMKDRTGVRVTQVYSNSTAEKAGLKVGDIILSLDGTPIPAAQPEDLDVFPAMVRQYRIGTTADLGVLRGGAEMTIPVELVTSPQLVREMQKYRNDDLELTVRDISFFDRVSKQWPETQTGVILDSVTGGGWASLGGLSVGSLVVGVDGKPVADVKAFEAEIAGIAERKPKSIIFSVRSGISDSFVELRPAWPQD; from the coding sequence ATGCAGATCACCATTCGCAGGACGTCGCCCCTCGCGGCAATCGCCGTTCTGATGTGCCTCACACTACCCACACCCGCAGCTGTCGCCGACGACTCTGCGTCGCTTCGGCGGGCGGTCGAGACAGCAGTAGCCAAGGTGAAGCCCGCCCTCGTAAAGATCAGCGTCGTCACTGTAGACTACGACCAGGGCCGGGAGATAAAGTACGAGAGTGTCGGCAGCGGGGTAATCATATCGAAGCAAGGGCATGTTATCACAAATCACCATGTGGCCGCCGACGCCAGGCTGCTCACCTGCACCCTGGCCGACAAGTCGGAGATTGACGCCGAACTCGTGGGAACCGACGCACTGTCGGACATCGCCGTGATCAGGCTGAAACCAGCGGAGAGGACGACATTCACTGCCGCCAGTTTCGGAGACTCGTCCACCCTCAAGGTTGGAGACAGGGTATTCGCGATGGGAAGCCCCCTGGCTTTCTCTCAGTCCGTCACGATGGGAGTGGTAAGCAACACCGAACTGGTCATACCTGAACAACTCGGTTCGTGGTTTGATCTCGTGCTGGACGGGGAGAGCGTCGGCTCGCTCGTTCGCTGGATCGCCCATGATGCCGCGATATTCCCCGGGAACTCCGGCGGGCCGCTCGTCAACGCGACGGGTGAGATCGTGGGCATCAACGAAGTAGACCTCGGGCTCAGCGGAGCCATCCCCGGCAACCTGGCGAGGGAAGTCGCCGATCAGATCATCAAGCATGGCAAGGTCAGGAGAAGCTGGTTCGGGCTGATGACACAACCTCTCCTGAAATCGTCCGAGAGAAAAGAGGGTGTACTAATCGGCGGAACGGTGGACGGTTCTCCTGCCGAGAAGGCCGGGTTCAGAGCGGGCGACATACTTCTGAGAATCGCCGGCAAACCCTGCACCGTGGCGTTCCAGGAAGAGGTGCCGATCTTCAACCACTTTCTGATGTCCCTTCCCGCCGACAAGGAAGTCGAGGCGATCGTGCTTCGTGACGGAAGGAACGTGCACCTCAAGGTCACACCTGTTGACCGTGAGGACGCAATGGCCAAGCCGAGGGAGTTCAAGGATTGGGGTCTGTGTGCCAGCAACATCACGTTCTTCAAGGCGAAGGAGATGAAGCGCCCCGGGAAGAGCGGGGTGCTCGTCTCCAGCGTCGGGCCGGGAGGCCCGGCAGGCAACGCGAAGCCGGCGATCATCGAACAGGACATCATCGTCAGAATCGGTGACAAACCTGTGGCCAATCTGCAGGACTTCCACGCCGCTACTAAGGAGATAACAGAGAATGCTGACGCCCCGGTCCTGACTATCGTGACGTTTGAGCGCGGCTCCGACCAGTACCTGACTGCGGTGAAGGTCGGTCGGCAGGACCTGAGAGACCCCGGCCTCGAAGTCAAGAAGGCATGGCTGCCAGCGGCGACTCAGGTGCTCACCCGAGACATCGCCGAGGCGCTGGGCATGAAGGACCGCACTGGCGTCAGGGTAACTCAAGTATACTCGAACAGCACCGCCGAGAAGGCGGGCCTGAAGGTGGGCGACATCATTTTGAGTCTCGACGGCACCCCGATTCCCGCCGCCCAGCCGGAGGACCTCGATGTATTCCCGGCCATGGTTCGTCAGTACCGCATCGGAACGACAGCCGATCTCGGAGTCCTCCGGGGCGGCGCTGAGATGACGATCCCCGTGGAACTCGTGACTTCGCCCCAACTCGTGCGTGAGATGCAAAAGTACCGAAACGACGACCTCGAGCTCACGGTCAGAGACATCAGCTTCTTCGATAGAGTTTCGAAGCAGTGGCCGGAGACCCAGACCGGCGTAATCCTTGACTCGGTCACCGGCGGCGGCTGGGCATCCCTGGGCGGGCTGTCCGTGGGCAGCCTGGTCGTCGGAGTGGACGGCAAACCCGTGGCGGACGTGAAGGCATTCGAGGCGGAGATCGCAGGTATTGCCGAGCGGAAGCCCAAGAGCATCATCTTCAGCGTGAGGTCCGGCATATCGGACTCCTTCGTAGAGCTGCGGCCGGCATGGCCGCAGGACTGA
- a CDS encoding STAS domain-containing protein, with protein sequence MEIVVTQSKPNVVKVAGEVDLTTSAKFRAALDHAVSESPDGVIVDLSDVTYLDSTGIHTILVVYRRLQDQGGRLSLVVERPNVKKVLEILHMDRLAGLEICGDVISAEQAVAAIGN encoded by the coding sequence ATGGAGATTGTGGTAACGCAGAGCAAGCCGAACGTGGTGAAGGTTGCCGGGGAAGTTGACCTCACGACCAGCGCGAAGTTCCGCGCCGCTCTGGACCATGCCGTGAGCGAATCGCCCGACGGCGTGATCGTGGACCTTTCGGACGTGACCTACCTCGACAGCACAGGCATTCACACGATCCTTGTGGTATACCGCCGACTTCAGGACCAGGGAGGGCGCCTCTCACTGGTCGTCGAACGGCCGAATGTCAAGAAGGTGCTGGAGATTCTGCACATGGACAGACTTGCGGGCCTGGAAATCTGCGGCGACGTGATCTCGGCCGAGCAAGCAGTTGCGGCGATCGGGAATTGA